The segment CACATGATTACTACAGTTAAAAGCTCCGGAACTTATTTGCAGCATTCCCTGTTGTGTTGCCCGTTGCCGAGAAATTAATACTAGTTTTCTCGCAACGGAAACGGACACAAGCAGAGCGTCAGATGTcagattgttttgctttttttcgatttttcaatgTTCAACCTATAACATCTTGGGCTACATGCTTGATAAACGTATGAGACATAAAATAACCTGACATGCTTCAATCATAGTTTAATATGGTGCGtttcacatttttttttctgtacgGTTTTCTATAGGGTGCATATGCATGCACATACAAAATATGCGGTATATTTGAAAAATGTTAATTCTTAGTATGCTTTAGCGTACAGCATTGCATTCACATAACTTTCATCAAATGTGTTATGATATATAAACTACTACTTCCCAACACTTCCAGTTTGAGCTGTTACCTGTTGCTATGTTCATTAGTTCACATCGAGTATTGCGTGTCTTTTTATCCATTATTAACCGGAGTAGGTAACGAGCATATTGGGCTAATCAATAATAGCAACAACGCAGGAAACCGGGTGCAACCTTTTATGTTCAGTTCGGTTTTCATCGATACATATTTTCCAGCACATGTTTTCTTGACTTGCTCGATCGAACAAATCGGAAAGCATAATGAAAGGTCTGTCTTATACCTATGTAGCACAAATCAGAAAACCCTATTATGATGAATTTACTAATTTGGTTCGAAACAAAGTTGTTGAGTTCATTAAGTATTATGAAAATATAGGTAACTAACTCAATAGAGTACACGAAACCACGAAATAATATATTTGTTTCGTGGCAATAAAATAGATACAATTTACTCCATGACATTTTTTGGTCCAGTCAATTTATCATCCCTTTAGTTTGCCTTCACTTACCTGCTTCATAATGAGCCGAGACGTCTTCCttaggcttcgtacacaaattacgtaacgcttagaggggagggaggggggtcgagttagcgttacttgttgttacataggggggagagggggtcatgagaatagttacgtaacaaatatatgaataccaaaaaggcagttgccaaatgaggaaaggacgttttggaggtggaaaacagtgaatcggtttatactaatgaacattatgatacaaaattatggtttgtagctgatgaagataatcctactaaatttccagttattacGGTTGAAGACCATTCCAGGCTGCCCAGtttgcttcggggtacgatgctggcctaacaagccgtcgtatgttcgaatatcggctAGGAAGTGCTGCTATAaagccagtaggatcgttgcactatccccgtaattgtcctgtactctaatagccagctgcgaagtcagtcgataaagaagggtcaagttctcaacaggacgtttatacccatggtttacttttttaccatttcagcttaacatgggccgatgcctgattgttgtttttaatatgaagcttgctaatttgctaatcttgctaatttggttgaatttcttaaaaattaaaaaaaatatgcggttcaagttatttttattgaatgttgaggtacggggggaggtttggttaacgttacgtaatttaatgggggggttatgccaagcgttacttaatgttacataggggagggagggggtaaaaaaaccgaaatttttgcgttacgtaatttgtgtaccacgccttacACGTAGCAGCACTCCTCGTCAACTCGTCGCCAGCCGTAGTCAAGTGTTTAAAGGAAATCCGCTGGCTCTCAATTCCCgccctcgtcgtcgtcgtcggaaaTAAACCCTCATCCACTCACGGAGGGATTGATAAGTGCTCTCGGGCAAAAAATATGTGCTATTCAAATTTTTGTGCTCATCCAGTTCGCGAGATTTCATTTTGCACGAGAAATATTCGTCCGCGCCGCAGCGCAGCAGAGGAGGTGCGGAAAAATACATCCACATCCACCCACACTGctcagttttatcttttgtcaaCTCTGGCAAAGATGCTTTCAGAGAAAGGATACTTTGTACTAGTCGGTGAAGTGTGCTGGGGCATAGGACCGAAGTGTGTACAGTCGCGCGTTTTATGGGGCTCATTGCATGCAGGGCCTAATGATAGTTCGGAATCTTGATGATAAAATGTTCATTGTCAAACCGGGAGTTGTCAGGTTAATTTTCAAGCTAGGATGTTTGTACTGCTAGAGCAGCTTTAGTTCTTCTATCTTTATCAAGGATATGTTTGAAGATgataaaagttaatttttgatttttttttagcaATTTCCATACTAAGACATACTTCAAATTTTGCACAGTGTAGTGTGGAAAAAATAAGCACAAATTTTGCAACAATTGTCATTCATTCAAATGGGAAAAAGTCATGCAAGATTTCACTTGGAAGTGCTCTTATTTCACTTTTTACGTTTTAGAATAATGCGATATTTTACATGTTTTGCGCCATGTATTAATCTCTGTGGAAAAAATCTCATTCTACGACATAGTTGAAAGCAAGGTTACAGAACTGGTCTACTGGTTTCAGAATGATTCTATTTACGGCTCGCAGTGTACAGCTGCTGGCAATGACCTGCATTATGGTGCGGCTCATCATAGTACCGGTTTGCCGTTCATTCAACTATACAGGATAGAACTGACAATCGGCTGAGAAAGGGACGGTGCTGAAGCCAGAAGCgataaattatttattaaataCAAAAGTCACACTTTCGATTCTTCATAAACTAAAGTGCGGCCGGATGATAATAAACAGTCGAGCCATCTGGGTGTCTTACGCTGAGTGATtaaataagagtggaatgattCCACTCAATTAGTGTGCATTACATCAGCCGATCTATATTTTCGAGAGATAAAATGTTCAGCTCATACAACTCTAGCAACATTAAAAATGACTAACGTTTGAAATCTTTTTGTTTCTTTCTCAGATCTATCAGCACTTACGTTGGTACACTAACCCACAGGAACAGCGATGGATCGTACGGATATTGTTCATCGTGCCCATATACGCAACCTATTCCTGGATAAGTTTGCTGTTCTTCAACTCCGAAAGTGTCTACGTGTACTTCTTCACGGTGCGGGACTGCTATGAGGGTAAGCTCCAAATAGTATTTCCTAAAAAATTCCTAATTGATAATTTCCATCTTCATTTGCTTGCAGCGTTCGTCATCTACAACTTTCTGTCCCTGTGCTATGAGTACCTCGGCGGTGAGGGCAACATCATGTCCGAAATCCGTGGTAAGCCCATCAAATCGTCTTGCCTGTACGGGACATGCTGTCTTACCGGCAAAACGTACACCATCGGATTCCTGCGCTTCTGCAAGCAGGCCACACTGCAGTTCTGTCTGGTGAAACCCCTGATGGCATTCATCATCATCTTTCTGCAGGCCTTCGGACACTATCACGATGGTGATTGGAGGTGAGTTGAGTGAGCTGTCCTATCATAGTTATGCTACCGAAATAGTCTTCGAAACGACGGTGCCataaattcaattaaattttcCATCCGATTGACGTGTTACCGCAAATAACCGATTTGGGTGGAAAAGCGGAAAAGAACGCACACAACACATTCGTCGCATACCACCGGGCGTGACAAAAGGCAACTTTGTCTGCATATGATTCCATATTGCTTGCTTGCATACGAACATTGTAGCCAGTAAAGTAAAGCTTTACCGCAAGTTTATTCTATGAATGATTGGCACCGCATTGACACCGGTAGAACGTAGAGCTGGAGAGGTCTCGATAAGAAATTGCCTGTGTGTTCTACAGCTGCTCGGATTATTGTCGACGTTTGCCATGCTATTCCAGCTTTTGGAAATTTTATGTGGTATTATTgattttggaattaaatttaTGTGGCTCGTAACATTGGTTCATTTGAGCAATTTTCCTTAATTATCTTGCCGTAATAGATGGCTCTCGTCAAGCCAAAGATTCATTAGAATTCAAATGTTCATTACATATTTACTGCCGGTTTTTCGGAACTCTTTTCTGATGATGTCAACTATTTCTTCCAGTGCTGATGGTGGCTACATCTACATAACCGTCATATACAACATTTCCGTCTCATTGGCCTTGTACGGGCTCTACCTGTTTTACTTTGCCACGAGAGATCTGCTAACGCCGTTCGATCCTGTGCTGAAATTCTGCACCGTGAAATCTGtgattttcctttccttttggCAAGGTAAGCATTTTTCGATATCATTGTGTGTAGCCGGTTGTGTTTCATTGGTTTTTTGCTCGGTTTTGCACAGGTGTCGGATTGGCCATTCTGGAGAAAGCTGAAGTAATCTCACCCATCGTTGATGCTGGCGGCTCAACGACATCGGCCGGTACGGTGTCCGCAGGCTATCAGAACTTCTTCATCTGCATTGAAATGTTGTTTGCTGCAATTGCTCTTCGGTACGCTTTTCCGTATCAGGTGAGTTCTATTAAGGTCACaatacaaagaaaaaaatcatataATTTTATCTTAAATGCAGGTTTATGCCCAAAGCTGTATGACTGACGCACACGGCCGATCTGTAACGATGCAATCAATCTCCAGCAGTTTGAAGGTAAGTTCTCAGCTGACGAAAGTTCTCACCTAACGCAATTTTTCATTTTAGGAAACAATGAACCCTAAAGATATTATGACGGACGCAATACACAACTTCCACCCACAGTATCAACAGTACACACAGTACAGTTCGGGTAAGTGATTAAATCCAAGCTAGTTCACTTTAgttgttttctctttctctctaatTGCTAGTTCATTTTTGTCAGAAGTATAAATTTTCCTTTTACTCATCCCTTCTGCACGCTATTACATACTTTAGACTTATCGTTAATGATTCgtgcccgaaaaaaaaaacgctacCCGCTGCTTGATTGTTACTGTTGTTGCTAAATTAGGGTAGTTACGTGGTTGATGttgatttgttttcttttttgcatCAGGTCGATTAAACGTTATTATTATTTCCATGTTAGCTGTTCAATGCTGTATTTCGTTCTCTGTACTCTTAGGGAaagttattttctttctcgtaaATTGCGCATGATTGTTGTGTCATTAGGTTAGTTTTTGCTATAATCAAGTACAAAACATTACTGTCGGGAATCAAGCTGAAAAATCAAATACGAAGATGATAAATCTACGGCAAACAAAAATAGTTTATCAAGTCTAGTAGCTTAATTTTAGTTTGAGGTGTTGTCACTATGAAGGTTTCGAGCACCATTTTAAAGAACGGTATAAGTTTAATATGTAATGCAAATAGGGTTGGTTTTGTATGAAAAAACCTGACGGGAATTtccattttctttgaaaaaagaagcaaaatttcAGCCTAGTTGTACATCATTTAATGGGTTTTCCATAGAGTTGCTTTTAGCAATTTGAATAGATTTTTTCTACTGCGACCACAATACTCCACATACTTCAGAGACAATAGCTTCAACAACTGCTATGAAAAATCTATAAACACACTGCTTACTAGTTCATTATAGGCACGATCAAGCCATATTGACTACAAAACCAACCAAAAAGCTATGTATTTGAACATAACCTGTAAAGAGTTATCCAATAAAGACGAtgcattttaaaattgaaaatttgttcgatTTTCATGATATATTTGATCTATTtggtaggaaattttatgccatATAGGTCTAAACACTGGTCGTAGGGGTTTCATCTCCTCCccagtaacaattctaaagccgcttggttttatttgaatgttataaaggttttattgctaTGTTAAACATTACCTccggttttattgtggtattacaGAATATCAAGATGATACAAGCAAAAAATACACATAGTTAGCTATAGAATCATGATAAGACAatcaataaagcaaatttattgtggttgcctctattaccacgataaaactagtcgGCTGCGCCACATCtcttttgaatttatttcacgccattgactTAGGATGTAACCAATGCAACATTACACAGAACATTCTTTTAAGAATGTGTTTGAAGGGTATATTTCATATGTTCCAGGAGCTTTGTGTGGAGAGAAGTTGTtgacggcccactcaatcgttTCAGtcgtgacaagtctccgagttAAAGCTCATGAGTTTAAGtaacctaaaacgatttctggatcatTTCGAACTTCAGGCTCCACACAAcatggaaagtgactataaataTACTCCTTAGGATTTTATTGACGTTCGTACAGTATTCGCCGTTCGAGTATCCGAGCTGCTCCAAATGatgctggcaaagggtgaacatgtgcattccataacctctgttcattaactcctattcctacctccacgaggtgccggctggggtacgcaacttcggttgtcgtatgctaacaggaaagggggcacagtggctcccgcccacattaagatggcagccccatcagcgggataaggaccttaggttaacagcctactgtaccagaacacacaaaaagttaatgaaaatgaaagaagaaatctctccggattattggcaacgacctttagcatgaaaacacggacacgaatcggaacatggaatatactgacccttgcccagcagggcaagctggctcaacttgcaagggaagctagccgcctgaagcttgaaatcctggggctgagcgaggtccgctggccgggtactggcgaacacaggacatcatccgggcaagtcttgctctactctggcatacgaggtgaaaatgctactcgagaaagaggagttggattcctactgagcccaggggcacgtgcggccctgatgaagtgggaaccaataaatgagcgaataatcgttgccagatttagaacacgggttaggaaccttacggcaatccagtgctatgcgccaacagatgctgccgacctgcaggagaaagagagcttttacagccagctgaacagcgtggttgagaaaatcccgaagggggacatccaaattcacatgggcgacttcaacgcgaagattggctcaaacaacgcggaccttgaacgcgtcatgggacgccatggcctaggagagatgagcgaaaacggggagctgtttacagaattctgtggtaataacgacatggtcattggtggatcgctcttcccccatagaccagtacataaagtcacgtgggtttcccgcgacggccgaacagaaaaccaaatcgaccacatctgcatcagccggaaatggagaaggagccttcttgatgtacgcaacaaacgcagcgctgacattgcatccgaccatcatcttgttatcgctgagatacgtctgcgcgtcgcacgtgtccaacgacgggaggagaaagttgggtgccgctacgacgtccgccgattggagaatcctgaggtgaaaagggcttttgttgaacaacttgaatctcgagcctcggagttgccatctggtggaaccgtcgaagagcaatggaccggcatcaagaacgccttcatcacgaccagtgatgaaaccctcggcaaagcgcgcagtgggcggagggagtggatttcggatgaaacttggaggaagatcgacgagcggagagaggcgaaagccggcattgagcgagcgcggaccagatcggctaagacagctgcccgtcaacgatacgccgaactggagagggctgttaaacgtgcttgtaggcgggacaagagagcctggactaactccctagccgaacaaggagaaaccgccgccgccaatggtgatatccgtttgttgtacgatatttctcgccgccttagtggtgccaggatgaatacaaagatgccgctaaaggacagagctggtcagctattgactgaccgtgcagaacagcttaagcgatggactgaacattttgaacaactcttccgagtttcaaatgtcagagaccaacaaaaccagcagcgtacgacgcctacagttcgtcgaataaatcgcgtgaactcggaggcgccatcgctggatgaaattgtagcagccatcaagagtatgaaatccaatagagcgccagggatagatcgtatttcagccgaaatgctcaaagctgacccatctttgtcagcccagatgatgcatcagcttttcagcaatatttgggaaaccgcaacttttccggtggactggatgcagggcatattggtcaaagtccctaagaaaggagacctaacggaatgcggtaactggcgtggcatcacgttgctctgtattactctcaaagtactctgtaaggtaatcctcaaccggatccaggagaagatcgacgctactctccggcggcagcaagctggattccgtgctggccgatcatgtgtagaccatatcacaacgctccgcattatattggagcagatcaacgaattccaggactctcttctgctggtgttcgttgacttcgaaaaggcgttcgaccgactcaatcacgaaaacatctggggcgcacttaggcgtagaggagttccagataagctagtccatctcatcgaggctcagtacgaggcgttctcgtgcaaggttttgcacgacggcgtcttgtccgaccccataagggttactgctggcgtgagacagggctgcattttatcaccgcttctgtttctcatcgttatggatgagatattagttggagcaattgacagtagaccaaatcgaggattgccttggaatcctctaacgatggagcagctaaatgacctcgacctagccgacgacattgtcttgctcgcacaacgccgaaacgatatgcagagcaagttagacgacctctccgagagctcccaggcagcaggtctcacagtcaatgtagcgaaaactaagtctatggtagtgaacactgacaattccaccaactttacagtagcgggacaacaagttgagcaggtagccgtctttcaatatcttggtagccaaacaacgcccgatggtggtaccaagactgatatagccacacggatcaggaaggccaggggtgcctttgcaggtctgcgaaacatttggcgctcaaaccagatcactctacgtacgaaaacccgaatctttaattcaaacgttaaatccgtactgctgtatgcctgcgaaacgtggtgcgtctcagcggagacaacgcaaaaactgcaggtattcattaaccggtgcctgcgatatattattcgtgcctggtggcctgataattggatatccaatgaggaactccatcgtcggtgtcatcaacggccgatagccacagaaattcgtgagcgtaggtggaagtggatcggacacaccttgaggaaaggagcgaacgaggtttgcagagcagcactcgactggaatccacaaggacagcgtagaagaggcagacccagaggctcatggcgacggagcttagccaacgacatccgggctgtagacgagaacctgtcctggcgacaggtaaaagccatggcgggtaaccgtcagcagtggagatctctgatttcatccctttgttctgccggaccggcggacatggacacaaaaaaaaaaaatccaaatgatgtgatgggcattggcatcactcaATGAGCGGAAGTCCGTTAGATTGGCAGTAAATCTCACCACacttctgaaatcgtcgctgggagacgatTCGtcatgtggtaagtatgcagagcAGTAGACGTAGTGCCTATGGCGAAGCCTACATCATGCACAACGAGTTCTACTgtaactgcacaaatatctctagTAGTCAACTCAGAAATAAGGGATGCACTTAtggacctatgcaacaatatgcatgcccagCGCATCAAACAAGGAtctgtcataccagttttgctgaaaacagtaaagtTCTGGTTTCGTATATTCGTCGAATGAAAATACCAATTGCGAAAATAtagctcctgaaccaatgcaatggtgacagagccattaaaatgCTTTTctcataaatacaaatttgcataAATACAATATAAAACGCTACCACACTGCAACCAGAGAGAAACAATGCTGAAAGGATCAGTATTCCGTTCTGCCCCAAAGTCACAAATCCGATCAGAAATGCTCTGGGTTTCACATGGGTTTCACGTCGTGCACAAAAGCAACCACACACTACGTGAGCTTCTATGCAACACGAAAGATAAGATTCCTACAAACAAAATGTCCGGAATCTATCAAATACAATGCAAAGACTGC is part of the Sabethes cyaneus chromosome 2, idSabCyanKW18_F2, whole genome shotgun sequence genome and harbors:
- the LOC128738228 gene encoding transmembrane protein 184B; its protein translation is MSTEHPAVDLANATASSKPNIIVHATETSTAAALAIDPLISHVGDGIFLQTKTAQGLAGIFVWIALFITCQQIYQHLRWYTNPQEQRWIVRILFIVPIYATYSWISLLFFNSESVYVYFFTVRDCYEAFVIYNFLSLCYEYLGGEGNIMSEIRGKPIKSSCLYGTCCLTGKTYTIGFLRFCKQATLQFCLVKPLMAFIIIFLQAFGHYHDGDWSADGGYIYITVIYNISVSLALYGLYLFYFATRDLLTPFDPVLKFCTVKSVIFLSFWQGVGLAILEKAEVISPIVDAGGSTTSAGTVSAGYQNFFICIEMLFAAIALRYAFPYQVYAQSCMTDAHGRSVTMQSISSSLKETMNPKDIMTDAIHNFHPQYQQYTQYSSEVVSQQPYERL